In Bacillus sp. BGMRC 2118, the following are encoded in one genomic region:
- the rocF gene encoding arginase, whose amino-acid sequence MDRKKISIIGVPMDLGQARRGVDMGPSAIRYAGVVERLEELNYDIHDLGDVRIGSPQRLNEETVDNLRNLKAVAEASEALASEVDQTIQNGRFPLVLGGDHSIAIGTLAGVAKHYKNLGVIWYDAHGDLNTADTSPSGNIHGMPLAVSLGLGHPTLTNIGGYEQKVKPENIVIIGARSLDDGEKELIKEKGIKVYSMHEIDRMGMTTVMEETIAYLSERTDGVHLSLDLDGLDPHDAPGVGTPVIGGISYRESHLAMEMLEESGLISSAEFVEVNPILDDKNKTASVAVALMGSLFGEKLV is encoded by the coding sequence ATGGATAGAAAGAAGATATCAATTATTGGAGTACCAATGGATTTAGGTCAAGCTCGTCGTGGTGTGGATATGGGGCCGAGTGCCATCCGTTATGCTGGTGTAGTGGAGCGATTAGAAGAATTAAATTATGACATTCATGATCTTGGAGATGTTCGGATCGGAAGTCCACAAAGGCTAAACGAAGAGACTGTTGATAACTTGAGAAATTTGAAAGCGGTTGCGGAGGCAAGTGAAGCTCTGGCAAGTGAAGTGGATCAAACTATTCAAAATGGTAGATTTCCTTTAGTTCTTGGAGGAGATCATAGTATTGCAATTGGCACGTTAGCAGGTGTAGCGAAACATTATAAAAATCTTGGTGTGATTTGGTATGATGCACATGGAGATTTAAACACAGCGGACACATCTCCTTCTGGGAATATTCATGGTATGCCTTTGGCGGTAAGCTTAGGACTAGGTCACCCAACTCTTACGAATATAGGTGGCTATGAGCAAAAGGTGAAGCCTGAGAATATCGTAATTATTGGTGCCCGATCATTAGATGATGGTGAGAAGGAATTAATTAAGGAAAAAGGAATTAAAGTATATAGTATGCATGAAATTGATCGCATGGGAATGACAACAGTAATGGAAGAGACCATTGCGTATCTTTCTGAACGTACAGATGGTGTTCATTTATCACTTGATTTAGATGGACTTGATCCACATGATGCACCTGGAGTCGGAACACCAGTAATTGGTGGTATTAGCTATCGTGAAAGCCACTTGGCTATGGAAATGCTTGAGGAATCAGGATTAATCAGTTCAGCTGAATTTGTAGAAGTTAATCCAATTTTAGATGATAAGAATAAAACTGCCTCTGTTGCAGTAGCGCTAATGGGATCATTGTTTGGGGAAAAATTAGTATAG
- a CDS encoding aspartyl-phosphate phosphatase Spo0E family protein, whose amino-acid sequence MKTLNLLMNRIENQRKELINLTTTYSFSSPEVVQASTALDRMLNQFETYKENSRR is encoded by the coding sequence ATGAAGACTTTGAACTTACTCATGAATCGAATTGAAAACCAAAGAAAAGAGTTAATTAATTTAACAACTACTTACAGTTTTAGTTCTCCTGAAGTAGTCCAAGCGAGTACAGCACTTGACCGAATGTTAAACCAGTTCGAGACATATAAAGAAAACAGTAGACGCTAA